Proteins from one Bacteroides zhangwenhongii genomic window:
- a CDS encoding M13 family metallopeptidase: MKVTKYLPILAVCLMTTGCNSKKEAVLTSGIDLANLDTTAVPGTSFYQYACGGWVKDHPLTDEYSRFGTFDMLRENSREQLKSLIAELAAKTDNAPGSAAQKVGDLYNIAMDSVKLNQEGVAPIKDELAAIDALKDKNEIYAYIAESQKRGIRPYFTMFVGADDMNSSMNIVQTYQGGIGMGQRDYYLEEDEQTTNIRNKYQEHIAKMFRLAGYDEATAQKAVKAVMNIETRLAKAARSQVELRDPHANYNKMDMETLKKNIPTFDWDTYFAVSGLKDLKEVNIGQPAAMKEVADVINTVSLDDQKLYLQWSLIDAAASYLSDDFEAQNFDFYSRTMSGKKEMQPRWKRSVSTVDAVLGEVVGQMYVEKYFPAAAKERMVTLVKNLQTSLGERIKALEWMSEPTKVKALEKLDAFHVKIGYPDKWKDYSALEIKNDSYWANIERASQWDYNEMIAKAGQPVDKDEWLMTPQTVNAYYNPTTNEICFPAAILQPPFFDMNADDAMNYGAIGVVIGHEMTHGFDDQGRQYDKDGNLKEWWTEEDAEKFKERAQVMVNFFDSIEVAPGVHANGQLTLGENIADHGGLQVSFQAFKNATANAPLETVDGFTPEQRFFLAYANVWAGNIRPEEILRLTKLDPHSLGKWRVDGALPHIGNWYEAFNITEQDPMFVAKDKRVSIW, from the coding sequence ATGAAAGTAACCAAGTATTTACCAATTCTTGCGGTATGCCTTATGACAACAGGATGTAACAGTAAGAAAGAGGCCGTACTGACGTCCGGTATCGACCTTGCTAATCTGGATACCACGGCTGTGCCGGGTACAAGTTTTTATCAATATGCGTGTGGCGGTTGGGTGAAAGATCACCCGTTGACTGACGAATATTCCCGTTTCGGAACATTCGATATGTTGCGTGAGAACAGCCGTGAACAATTGAAATCCCTGATTGCCGAACTGGCCGCAAAGACGGACAATGCTCCGGGAAGCGCCGCTCAGAAAGTTGGCGACCTTTACAATATCGCAATGGATAGTGTGAAGTTGAACCAGGAGGGAGTAGCTCCGATTAAAGACGAATTGGCCGCTATCGATGCGCTGAAAGACAAGAACGAAATCTACGCATACATTGCCGAAAGTCAGAAGAGAGGTATACGGCCTTACTTCACGATGTTTGTTGGTGCGGATGATATGAACAGTTCGATGAATATAGTACAGACCTATCAGGGTGGTATCGGAATGGGACAACGCGATTATTATCTGGAAGAAGACGAACAGACTACCAACATCCGTAACAAATACCAGGAACACATCGCCAAGATGTTCCGGTTGGCAGGTTATGATGAGGCTACTGCACAGAAAGCGGTAAAAGCTGTAATGAACATTGAAACCCGTTTGGCTAAAGCGGCCCGTTCACAAGTGGAATTGCGTGATCCTCATGCCAATTATAATAAGATGGATATGGAAACGCTGAAAAAGAACATCCCGACTTTCGACTGGGATACTTATTTCGCTGTTTCAGGTTTGAAAGACCTGAAGGAAGTGAACATAGGTCAGCCTGCCGCTATGAAAGAAGTTGCCGATGTGATTAACACTGTATCATTGGACGATCAGAAATTGTACTTGCAATGGAGCTTGATAGATGCTGCCGCTTCATATCTTAGCGATGACTTTGAAGCTCAGAACTTCGATTTTTATAGTAGGACGATGTCCGGTAAGAAAGAAATGCAGCCTCGTTGGAAGCGTTCGGTAAGTACGGTAGACGCTGTTCTCGGTGAAGTGGTAGGACAGATGTATGTAGAAAAATACTTTCCGGCTGCAGCAAAAGAGCGTATGGTTACCTTAGTGAAGAATCTGCAAACTTCTTTGGGCGAACGTATCAAGGCGCTGGAATGGATGAGCGAACCGACTAAGGTGAAAGCATTGGAGAAACTGGATGCTTTTCATGTAAAGATCGGTTATCCGGACAAGTGGAAAGATTATTCGGCTTTGGAGATTAAGAATGATTCTTATTGGGCGAATATCGAGCGTGCCAGTCAATGGGATTACAATGAAATGATTGCCAAAGCCGGTCAGCCGGTAGATAAGGATGAATGGTTGATGACACCGCAGACTGTTAATGCTTATTACAATCCTACTACCAATGAGATCTGCTTCCCCGCAGCTATCCTGCAGCCGCCATTTTTCGATATGAACGCCGATGATGCAATGAATTACGGTGCTATCGGAGTCGTTATCGGGCATGAGATGACACATGGATTCGACGATCAGGGACGTCAATATGACAAAGACGGAAACCTGAAAGAGTGGTGGACGGAAGAGGATGCTGAAAAGTTCAAGGAACGTGCCCAAGTAATGGTGAACTTCTTTGACAGTATTGAAGTAGCTCCCGGTGTGCATGCCAACGGTCAGTTGACTTTGGGTGAAAATATTGCCGATCATGGCGGTCTGCAAGTTTCTTTCCAGGCTTTCAAGAACGCGACAGCTAATGCACCGCTTGAAACAGTAGACGGATTTACTCCCGAACAACGTTTCTTCCTTGCTTATGCTAATGTATGGGCAGGAAATATCCGTCCGGAAGAAATTCTCCGATTGACAAAACTCGATCCTCACTCATTAGGCAAGTGGCGTGTAGACGGTGCACTTCCTCATATTGGAAACTGGTACGAAGCATTCAATATTACTGAGCAGGATCCTATGTTCGTGGCTAAAGACAAACGGGTGTCCATCTGGTAA